In the genome of Vanacampus margaritifer isolate UIUO_Vmar chromosome 1, RoL_Vmar_1.0, whole genome shotgun sequence, one region contains:
- the kctd6b gene encoding BTB/POZ domain-containing protein KCTD6 isoform X1 codes for MDNGGWGHRMTTPVTLNVGGHLYTTSLSTLQRYPDSMLGAMFRGDFPTTRDSHGNYFIDRDGTLFRYILNFLRTSELTLPADFTETDLLRKEADFYQIEPLIHSLSDPKPLYPPDIFEQVVELSSTRKLSKYSNPVAVIITQLTITTKVHALLEGISNNFTKWNKHMMDTRDCQVSFTFGPCDYHQEVSLRVHLMDYIMKQGFTIRNTRVHHMSERANENTVEHHWTFCRPAQIVED; via the exons ATGGATAATGGAGGCTGGGGTCATAGG ATGACTACTCCTGTTACCTTAAACGTAGGAGGTCACCTGTACACGACCAGCTTGTCCACACTGCAGCGTTACCCCGACTCCATGCTGGGCGCCATGTTCCGCGGGGACTTCCCCACCACCCGCGACTCCCACGGGAATTACTTCATTGACCGCGACGGGACGCTTTTCAGGTACATCCTCAACTTCCTGCGCACGTCGGAGCTGACCCTCCCGGCCGACTTTACCGAGACGGACCTGCTGAGGAAAGAGGCCGACTTCTACCAAATCGAACCCTTGATCCATAGCTTAAGCGACCCCAAGCCGCTGTACCCTCCGGACATCTTCGAGCAGGTCGTGGAGCTTTCCAGCACGCGCAAACTCTCCAAATACTCCAACCCGGTCGCCGTTATCATCACGCAGCTGACCATAACCACCAAAGTGCACGCCCTGCTGGAGGGCATCTCCAACAACTTCACCAAGTGGAACAAGCACATGATGGACACCAGAGACTGCCAGGTGTCCTTCACCTTCGGACCGTGCGACTATCATCAGGAGGTGTCCCTGCGAGTTCATCTCATGGACTACATCATGAAACAGGGCTTCACCATCCGGAACACGCGCGTGCACCACATGAGCGAGCGGGCCAATGAGAACACGGTCGAGCATCACTGGACTTTCTGTAGGCCGGCTCAAATAGTGGAAGACTGA
- the kctd6b gene encoding BTB/POZ domain-containing protein KCTD6 isoform X2: MTTPVTLNVGGHLYTTSLSTLQRYPDSMLGAMFRGDFPTTRDSHGNYFIDRDGTLFRYILNFLRTSELTLPADFTETDLLRKEADFYQIEPLIHSLSDPKPLYPPDIFEQVVELSSTRKLSKYSNPVAVIITQLTITTKVHALLEGISNNFTKWNKHMMDTRDCQVSFTFGPCDYHQEVSLRVHLMDYIMKQGFTIRNTRVHHMSERANENTVEHHWTFCRPAQIVED, encoded by the coding sequence ATGACTACTCCTGTTACCTTAAACGTAGGAGGTCACCTGTACACGACCAGCTTGTCCACACTGCAGCGTTACCCCGACTCCATGCTGGGCGCCATGTTCCGCGGGGACTTCCCCACCACCCGCGACTCCCACGGGAATTACTTCATTGACCGCGACGGGACGCTTTTCAGGTACATCCTCAACTTCCTGCGCACGTCGGAGCTGACCCTCCCGGCCGACTTTACCGAGACGGACCTGCTGAGGAAAGAGGCCGACTTCTACCAAATCGAACCCTTGATCCATAGCTTAAGCGACCCCAAGCCGCTGTACCCTCCGGACATCTTCGAGCAGGTCGTGGAGCTTTCCAGCACGCGCAAACTCTCCAAATACTCCAACCCGGTCGCCGTTATCATCACGCAGCTGACCATAACCACCAAAGTGCACGCCCTGCTGGAGGGCATCTCCAACAACTTCACCAAGTGGAACAAGCACATGATGGACACCAGAGACTGCCAGGTGTCCTTCACCTTCGGACCGTGCGACTATCATCAGGAGGTGTCCCTGCGAGTTCATCTCATGGACTACATCATGAAACAGGGCTTCACCATCCGGAACACGCGCGTGCACCACATGAGCGAGCGGGCCAATGAGAACACGGTCGAGCATCACTGGACTTTCTGTAGGCCGGCTCAAATAGTGGAAGACTGA
- the uqcc5 gene encoding ubiquinol-cytochrome c reductase complex assembly factor 5, protein MFRRSTTLRYFLGLAPGKRRFGPYRFLPVFFCIGGVMEWIMINVRIGKETFYDVYRRKRSEREYQQKVADGFIVVNEPTAK, encoded by the exons ATGTTTCGAAGGAGTACAACTCTACGATATTTTCTGGGCCTCGCACCTGGGAAACGTCGTTTTGGTCCGTATAGATTCCTTCCAGTCTTTTTTTGCATTGGAGGTGTCATGGAGTGGATCATGATCAACGTGAGGATCGGAAAAGAAACCTTCT ATGACGTCTACCGAAGAAAACGGTCCGAGCGGGAGTACCAGCAGAAAGTAGCGGACGGTTTCATAGTTGTGAATGAGCCGACAGCCAAGTGA